A single window of Candidatus Methylomirabilota bacterium DNA harbors:
- a CDS encoding cysteine desulfurase yields MNMGEKTRRDFPILSRIVNGHPLVFLDSAASSQKPTQVIEAVQHYYQTSHANVHRALHTLGEEATERYEAARDAVRAFIGAPSREEIVFTRGTTEGINLVAQAIGRTLQPGDEIVVTEMEHHSNLIPWQMVCRDRGAIIRAIPVVGEGYLDLDAFARLLSPRTRVVAVAHVSNVLGTINPIARIAEPAHGAGALVVVDGAQAVPHLPVDVTALGADFYAFSGHKMLGPTGVGVLYGRREILAGLEPAWGGGEMIKEVWIDHAQWNDLPWRFEPGTPPIAGAVGLQAAIEYLGKLGMSQVTAHEQALTAATMDALAPIPGVTLYGPRNPEMKGAVVAFNVEGLHPHDGAALLDQRGIAVRAGHHCAQPLMKRLGIVGTLRASFSVYNTAEDIRRLAEAVAALRGEL; encoded by the coding sequence ATGAACATGGGGGAGAAGACCCGCCGAGACTTTCCGATCCTGTCCCGAATCGTCAATGGCCACCCGCTCGTGTTCCTCGACTCGGCCGCGTCCAGCCAGAAGCCGACCCAGGTCATCGAGGCGGTGCAGCACTACTACCAGACGAGCCATGCCAACGTGCACCGCGCCCTGCACACCCTCGGTGAGGAGGCCACCGAGCGCTACGAGGCGGCCCGCGACGCGGTGCGCGCCTTCATCGGGGCGCCGAGCCGCGAGGAGATCGTCTTCACCCGGGGCACCACCGAAGGCATCAACCTGGTGGCGCAGGCGATCGGGCGGACGCTCCAGCCCGGGGACGAGATCGTGGTCACCGAGATGGAGCACCACTCGAACCTGATCCCCTGGCAGATGGTCTGCCGCGATCGCGGCGCGATCATCCGCGCGATCCCGGTGGTGGGCGAGGGATACCTCGACCTCGACGCGTTCGCCCGCCTGCTGTCGCCGCGCACGCGCGTGGTGGCGGTGGCGCACGTGTCCAACGTGCTCGGCACCATCAACCCGATCGCCCGCATCGCCGAGCCGGCGCACGGCGCGGGCGCGCTGGTGGTGGTCGACGGCGCCCAGGCCGTGCCCCATCTGCCGGTGGACGTGACCGCGCTCGGCGCCGACTTCTACGCCTTCTCCGGTCACAAGATGCTGGGCCCGACCGGCGTTGGCGTTCTGTATGGCCGTCGAGAAATCCTGGCGGGGCTCGAGCCGGCGTGGGGCGGGGGCGAGATGATCAAGGAGGTCTGGATCGATCACGCCCAGTGGAACGACCTGCCGTGGCGCTTCGAGCCGGGCACCCCCCCGATCGCGGGCGCGGTCGGGCTGCAGGCGGCCATCGAATACCTCGGCAAGCTCGGCATGAGCCAGGTGACCGCGCACGAGCAGGCGCTCACCGCGGCGACCATGGACGCGCTGGCGCCGATTCCCGGCGTGACGCTCTACGGCCCGCGCAATCCGGAGATGAAGGGCGCGGTGGTGGCGTTCAACGTCGAGGGCCTTCATCCGCACGACGGCGCCGCGCTCCTCGACCAGCGCGGGATCGCGGTGCGGGCCGGACATCACTGTGCCCAGCCGCTCATGAAGCGCCTCGGCATCGTCGGCACGCTGCGCGCGAGCTTCTCGGTGTACAACACCGCCGAGGACATCCGGCGCCTGGCGGAGGCGGTGGCCGCCCTGCGCGGCGAGCTGTAG
- the speB gene encoding agmatinase, translating into MDASSEHPKPRDGFASPRFAQPATFMRLPHIESPAGLDVALCGIPFDGGCSYRSGARMGPRHVREQSSLIRPWNSALRVHPFDRLRVADCGDVDIVPVSIEATFAAIERTLAPVVAARAVPLCVGGDHTVTLAVLRALARRHGRLGLVHFDAHPDTWDRYFGFPYYHGSTFRRAIEEGLIDGARSIQVGIRGPLYGPEDFDFHREHGFEVLRIEDVKERGVPAAVERLRRLAGGPVYCSFDVDACDPAYAPGTGTPEAGGLTSYEALGLVRGLRGLELAGGDIVEVSPPYDGPGAITGVLASNLLFELLSVVALGR; encoded by the coding sequence ATGGACGCGTCGAGCGAGCACCCGAAGCCGCGGGACGGCTTCGCGTCCCCGCGCTTCGCCCAGCCCGCCACCTTCATGCGGCTGCCCCACATCGAATCCCCGGCCGGGCTCGACGTGGCTCTCTGCGGCATCCCGTTCGACGGCGGCTGCTCGTACCGGTCGGGCGCGCGCATGGGCCCGCGGCACGTGCGGGAGCAATCGTCCCTGATCCGCCCGTGGAACTCGGCGCTGCGGGTGCACCCGTTCGATCGGCTCCGCGTGGCCGATTGCGGCGACGTCGACATCGTCCCGGTCTCGATCGAGGCCACCTTCGCGGCCATCGAGCGCACGCTGGCGCCGGTGGTGGCGGCCCGCGCGGTGCCGCTCTGCGTGGGCGGCGATCACACCGTGACCCTCGCGGTGCTGCGCGCCCTCGCGCGACGGCACGGGCGGCTCGGCCTCGTCCACTTCGACGCGCATCCCGACACCTGGGACCGCTACTTCGGCTTTCCGTACTACCACGGCAGCACGTTCCGGCGGGCGATCGAGGAGGGGCTGATCGACGGCGCGCGCTCGATCCAGGTCGGCATCCGCGGACCACTCTACGGCCCCGAGGACTTCGACTTCCACCGGGAGCACGGCTTCGAGGTCCTCCGCATCGAGGACGTCAAGGAGCGCGGGGTGCCCGCGGCGGTCGAGCGCCTGCGTCGGCTGGCCGGCGGGCCCGTGTACTGCTCGTTCGACGTGGACGCGTGCGATCCCGCCTACGCGCCCGGCACGGGAACCCCGGAGGCGGGCGGCCTCACGTCGTACGAGGCGCTCGGCCTGGTGCGCGGGCTGCGCGGGCTCGAGCTGGCCGGCGGCGACATCGTGGAGGTCTCGCCGCCCTACGACGGGCCCGGCGCGATCACCGGCGTGCTCGCGTCGAATTTGCTCTTCGAGCTGCTCTCGGTGGTGGCGCTCGGCCGGTAG
- a CDS encoding nodulation protein NfeD: MRRPLLGVAILVAFAVLLPVAPAASAARPVSLIEMDSAITPVTVRLLITALDRAQGENAQALIVQLNTPGGLERSMRSMVQSILGAPIPVIVYVAPTGARAASAGVFITMAAHVAAMAPATNIGAAHPVAVGGSMDKEMSKKVENDAAAFARTIAAERGRNAEWAEQAVRSSVSATEREAVKLKVVDLIAENVPDLLAKIDGRTVKTAKGPMTFATKDAPVKVIEVSFRDRFLALISDPNIAYLLMMAGMLGIFFELSNPGSILPGVIGGICLILAFFAFQSLPVNWAGLLLLLFGVVLLIVEIKVVSHGILTVGGVVAMLLGSLMLYDTPGTTGIRLSWLVIIPTVGTTAALVFFAVSMGIRALYRPSVTGPSAMVGRRGVVRTALQPEGQVLIDGELWRAVSPDAAIGAGEAVQVTAIDGLTLEVRRSAQRP, encoded by the coding sequence ATGCGTCGGCCTCTCCTCGGCGTCGCGATCCTCGTGGCCTTCGCCGTGCTGCTTCCCGTCGCGCCGGCGGCCTCGGCGGCCCGTCCGGTGTCCCTGATCGAGATGGACTCGGCCATCACCCCGGTCACGGTGCGCCTGCTGATCACCGCGCTCGATCGGGCGCAGGGCGAGAACGCGCAGGCCCTCATCGTCCAGCTGAACACCCCGGGCGGTCTCGAGCGCTCGATGCGGTCGATGGTCCAGTCCATCCTCGGCGCGCCGATCCCGGTGATCGTCTACGTGGCGCCCACCGGCGCGCGGGCCGCCTCCGCCGGCGTCTTCATCACCATGGCCGCCCACGTGGCCGCGATGGCGCCGGCCACCAACATCGGCGCCGCGCACCCGGTGGCGGTGGGCGGGTCCATGGACAAGGAGATGAGCAAGAAGGTCGAGAACGACGCGGCGGCGTTCGCGCGGACCATCGCGGCCGAGCGCGGTCGCAACGCGGAGTGGGCCGAGCAGGCGGTCCGGTCGTCGGTCTCGGCCACCGAGCGCGAGGCGGTGAAGCTGAAGGTGGTCGACCTGATCGCCGAGAACGTGCCGGACCTGCTCGCCAAGATCGACGGGCGCACCGTGAAAACTGCCAAAGGACCGATGACCTTCGCCACGAAGGACGCGCCGGTGAAGGTGATCGAGGTGAGCTTCCGCGATCGTTTCCTGGCCCTGATCTCCGATCCGAACATCGCCTACCTGCTGATGATGGCCGGCATGCTCGGCATCTTCTTCGAGCTGTCGAACCCGGGCTCGATCCTGCCCGGGGTGATCGGCGGCATCTGCCTGATCCTGGCCTTCTTCGCCTTCCAGAGCCTGCCCGTCAACTGGGCCGGCCTGCTCCTGCTCCTGTTCGGGGTCGTCCTCTTGATCGTGGAGATCAAGGTGGTCAGCCACGGCATCCTCACGGTGGGCGGCGTGGTCGCCATGCTGCTCGGCTCCCTCATGCTCTACGACACGCCCGGGACCACCGGGATCCGGCTCTCGTGGCTCGTGATCATTCCCACGGTCGGCACCACCGCGGCCCTCGTGTTCTTCGCGGTATCCATGGGCATCCGGGCCCTCTACCGCCCGTCGGTGACCGGCCCGAGCGCGATGGTCGGACGACGCGGGGTCGTCCGCACCGCGCTACAGCCGGAAGGGCAGGTGCTCATCGACGGCGAGCTCTGGCGCGCGGTGAGCCCAGACGCCGCGATCGGCGCCGGCGAGGCGGTACAGGTCACGGCCATCGACGGGCTCACCCTCGAGGTCCGGCGCTCGGCGCAGCGACCGTAA
- a CDS encoding slipin family protein, with translation MEGFQLLFGIIPVVVILLYIFFSSFRILREYERAVIFRFGRRTNAIFNPGGDGSGPGLVLLIPFVDKMVKVSLRTITMDVPPQDVITRDNVSVKVNAVIFFRVLDAAKAVISVEDYLYATSQMAQTTLRSVLGQQEMDDLLASREKINEELTRIIDQHTSPWGVKVAAVEVKNVDLPQDMQRAMSKQAEAERERRAKVINAEGEFQAAAKLGEAAEVLMRFPIAVQLRYLQTMREVAAERNTTTFFPLPLDLFTPLLRAFGASQEPKS, from the coding sequence ATGGAAGGCTTCCAGCTGCTGTTCGGGATCATCCCGGTGGTGGTGATCCTGCTCTACATCTTCTTTTCCTCGTTCCGCATCCTGCGCGAGTACGAGCGGGCGGTCATCTTCCGCTTCGGCCGCCGGACGAACGCGATCTTCAATCCGGGCGGTGACGGGTCGGGTCCCGGGCTGGTCCTGCTCATCCCGTTCGTCGACAAGATGGTCAAGGTGAGCCTGCGCACCATCACCATGGACGTGCCGCCGCAGGACGTGATCACCCGGGACAACGTCTCGGTGAAGGTCAACGCGGTGATCTTCTTCCGGGTGCTCGACGCGGCCAAGGCGGTCATCAGCGTCGAGGACTATCTCTACGCGACGTCGCAGATGGCCCAGACCACGCTGCGGAGCGTCCTCGGGCAACAGGAGATGGACGACCTGCTCGCGAGCCGCGAGAAGATCAACGAGGAGCTGACCCGGATCATCGACCAGCACACCAGCCCCTGGGGCGTGAAGGTGGCGGCGGTGGAGGTCAAGAACGTGGACCTGCCCCAGGACATGCAGCGGGCGATGTCGAAACAGGCGGAAGCCGAGCGGGAGCGGCGCGCCAAGGTCATCAACGCCGAGGGCGAGTTCCAGGCCGCGGCCAAGCTGGGGGAGGCCGCCGAGGTGCTCATGCGCTTCCCGATCGCGGTGCAGCTCCGCTATCTGCAGACCATGCGCGAGGTGGCGGCGGAGCGGAACACCACCACCTTCTTCCCGCTGCCCCTCGATCTGTTCACCCCGCTGCTGCGGGCCTTCGGGGCATCGCAGGAGCCCAAGAGCTGA
- a CDS encoding iron-sulfur cluster assembly scaffold protein gives MALYSNVIRDRFRKPRFRGAIERPDMSAEDVNPLCGDRVRIQGRLADGRVTEARWSGDCCAISAASADLLLEMMEGQPASRAGELTTANLLERLDSDIRPSRMKCVALPLTVLRAALESEATR, from the coding sequence ATGGCGCTCTACAGCAACGTCATCCGCGACCGCTTCCGGAAGCCGCGCTTCCGCGGCGCGATCGAGCGGCCCGACATGTCGGCCGAGGACGTGAACCCGCTCTGCGGCGATCGCGTGCGCATCCAGGGCCGCCTGGCCGACGGCCGCGTGACCGAGGCACGCTGGAGCGGCGACTGCTGCGCGATCTCCGCGGCCTCCGCCGACCTGCTGCTGGAGATGATGGAGGGCCAGCCGGCGAGCCGGGCCGGGGAGCTCACCACCGCGAATCTACTGGAGCGCCTGGACTCGGACATCCGGCCGTCGCGGATGAAGTGCGTGGCCCTGCCGCTCACCGTCCTCCGGGCGGCGCTCGAGAGCGAGGCGACGCGATGA